In Asanoa sp. WMMD1127, one genomic interval encodes:
- a CDS encoding glycosyltransferase family 2 protein gives MTALAWLPALLAGALTLHAVVNARFLRRPSAADFPDRVAVLLPVRDEAARVGPCLRALLDQRGVPELSILVLDDGSTDGTADVVRSIAGADPRVRLLTGAPLPPGWLGKPHACQQLAAAAGPDASVLVFVDADVVLAPSAVASCAALLRAAGVGLLSPYPWIVAESWGERLVQPLLQWSWLTFLPLRAMERSARPSLTAAGGQLLVVDRTAYDAAGGHAAVRSSVLEDIALARAVKLSGGRIALADGSRVASCRMYGSWSALAAGYSKSLWASFGSPAGALSVVVFLFLVYVAPVLLFVAGLAVSSVSLILAGVAGYALGVLGRVATAAATGGRWWPDALAQPVSVVLFGALVARSCRLRRAGALRWRDRPVVPS, from the coding sequence GTGACGGCGCTCGCCTGGCTGCCGGCGCTGCTGGCCGGTGCGCTGACCTTGCACGCCGTGGTCAACGCCCGATTCCTCCGCCGGCCGTCCGCCGCGGATTTCCCGGACCGCGTGGCGGTGCTCCTGCCCGTGCGGGACGAGGCGGCCCGGGTCGGGCCCTGCCTGCGGGCGTTGCTGGACCAGCGTGGCGTGCCCGAGCTGTCGATCCTGGTCCTCGACGACGGGTCGACGGACGGCACCGCCGACGTTGTTCGGTCGATCGCCGGCGCCGACCCGCGGGTGCGGCTGCTGACCGGCGCACCGCTGCCGCCGGGGTGGCTGGGAAAGCCGCACGCCTGCCAGCAGTTGGCCGCCGCGGCCGGTCCCGACGCCTCGGTGCTGGTGTTCGTCGACGCGGACGTGGTGCTGGCGCCGTCGGCCGTCGCCTCGTGCGCCGCCCTGTTGCGGGCCGCAGGGGTCGGGCTGCTGTCGCCGTACCCCTGGATCGTGGCGGAGTCGTGGGGTGAGCGGCTCGTGCAGCCGTTGCTGCAGTGGTCGTGGCTGACGTTCCTGCCGTTGCGGGCGATGGAGCGGTCGGCGCGGCCGTCGCTCACCGCGGCCGGTGGGCAGCTGCTCGTGGTGGACCGCACGGCCTATGACGCGGCCGGCGGGCACGCGGCGGTCCGGTCGTCGGTGCTGGAGGACATCGCGCTGGCGCGGGCGGTGAAGCTCTCCGGCGGGCGGATCGCGCTGGCGGACGGGTCGCGGGTCGCGTCGTGCCGGATGTACGGGTCGTGGTCCGCGCTGGCCGCCGGCTATTCGAAGTCGTTGTGGGCGTCGTTCGGCTCGCCGGCCGGGGCGCTCTCGGTGGTCGTCTTCCTTTTCCTCGTGTACGTGGCGCCGGTGCTGCTCTTCGTCGCCGGGCTGGCGGTGTCGTCGGTCTCGCTGATCCTGGCCGGAGTCGCCGGTTATGCGCTCGGGGTGCTGGGCCGGGTGGCGACCGCGGCCGCGACCGGCGGGCGATGGTGGCCGGACGCGCTGGCCCAGCCGGTGTCGGTGGTGCTGTTCGGCGCTCTGGTGGCGCGGTCCTGCCGGCTGCGGAGGGCGGGCGCGCTGCGCTGGCGGGACCGGCCGGTGGTGCCGTCGTGA
- a CDS encoding monooxygenase, with product MDTVVTLHVWRMPTRSLPQVLGRMATDRARLRRHPGVRFAKLLGTGTGTGFGPTDVDVTRWAALLVHDPTATPPPQIAAWTHLSDSHARVDLAPISSRGTWSGREPFPANGTRTDGMVLALTRARLKATRAATFWRAIPPVAAALHDAPGLLARFGIGEAPIGWQGTVSVWRSAADLVAFAYRQPEHRAAIARTARVGWYAEELFARFAVSGIMGDRGVLGWEQMTRSDPA from the coding sequence ATGGACACGGTCGTCACCCTGCACGTCTGGCGGATGCCCACGCGGTCCCTTCCCCAGGTGCTGGGCCGCATGGCGACCGACCGCGCCCGGCTCAGACGGCATCCCGGCGTGCGGTTCGCCAAGCTGCTCGGCACGGGCACCGGCACGGGCTTCGGCCCGACCGACGTCGACGTCACCCGATGGGCGGCTCTCCTTGTCCACGATCCGACAGCCACGCCGCCGCCGCAGATCGCCGCCTGGACCCACCTGAGCGACAGCCACGCCCGGGTCGACCTGGCCCCGATCAGCAGCCGCGGCACCTGGAGCGGCCGGGAGCCGTTTCCCGCGAACGGCACACGTACCGACGGAATGGTCCTGGCCCTGACCCGGGCCCGCCTGAAAGCGACCCGCGCGGCGACCTTCTGGCGCGCCATCCCGCCGGTCGCCGCGGCCTTGCACGACGCGCCCGGGCTGCTCGCCCGGTTCGGCATCGGCGAGGCGCCGATCGGTTGGCAGGGCACCGTCTCCGTGTGGCGAAGCGCGGCGGATCTGGTCGCCTTCGCGTACCGTCAGCCGGAGCATCGTGCCGCCATCGCGCGCACGGCGCGGGTCGGCTGGTACGCCGAGGAGCTTTTCGCCCGGTTCGCGGTGTCCGGCATCATGGGTGACCGCGGGGTGCTCGGCTGGGAACAGATGACAAGGAGCGATCCGGCATGA
- a CDS encoding carotenoid biosynthesis protein, which translates to MTPRLPWYGLGLLILAQICYPLTDGGARAAVTITTVVLGYLLSVSHAALTRGLRVAGALVLVTTGGGLLVEAAGVSTGLPFGDYTYSGQLGPKLVGVPWIIPLAWTWMAWPAWLAAVRLVRHPAARIGVAGVGLAAWDLFLDPQMVGEGYWTWSDPSPSLPGVPDVPLRNYAGWLVVAVLMMALFSALAGPAARFADADAPMHALYLWTYFSSILAHAAFLGLPASAGWGALAMGLVALPLAGTLVRIKTVHGVRA; encoded by the coding sequence ATGACACCCAGACTGCCCTGGTACGGGCTGGGTCTGCTGATCCTCGCCCAGATCTGCTATCCGCTGACCGACGGCGGCGCCCGGGCGGCGGTCACGATCACCACGGTCGTGCTCGGCTACCTGCTGTCCGTCTCGCACGCGGCGCTCACCCGCGGCCTCCGCGTGGCCGGCGCCCTCGTGCTGGTCACCACCGGCGGCGGACTGCTGGTCGAGGCGGCGGGCGTGTCGACGGGGCTGCCGTTCGGCGACTACACGTACTCCGGTCAGCTCGGTCCTAAGCTCGTCGGCGTGCCGTGGATCATCCCGCTGGCCTGGACGTGGATGGCGTGGCCGGCCTGGCTCGCCGCGGTCCGGCTGGTCCGGCACCCGGCGGCGCGGATCGGGGTCGCCGGGGTCGGCCTCGCCGCGTGGGACCTCTTCCTCGACCCGCAGATGGTCGGCGAGGGTTACTGGACCTGGTCGGATCCGTCGCCGAGCCTGCCCGGGGTGCCGGACGTGCCGCTGCGCAACTACGCCGGCTGGCTGGTGGTGGCCGTGCTGATGATGGCCCTGTTCAGCGCGCTGGCCGGCCCGGCGGCGCGGTTCGCCGACGCCGACGCCCCGATGCACGCGCTCTACCTCTGGACCTACTTCTCCAGCATCCTGGCGCACGCCGCGTTCCTCGGCCTGCCCGCGTCGGCGGGTTGGGGCGCGCTGGCCATGGGGCTGGTCGCGCTGCCGCTGGCCGGCACGCTGGTCAGGATCAAGACCGTGCACGGGGTACGGGCGTGA
- a CDS encoding GNAT family N-acetyltransferase: MRLVPWKPDDLARRLDDVVAVYGEAMGYRPELMEARRGIIATHVRRSGFRAVATLTTDGHLAGFGYGYVSGGGQWWHDQVRSALSEEQRKRWLTDCFEVVELHVRPAAQGHGLGARQLKTLLAMAPGATTLLSTPEADERTSRAWRLYRSFEFVDVLRQFRFPGDERAFAVLGRDLPVRAPSGE, translated from the coding sequence ATGAGGCTGGTGCCGTGGAAGCCCGACGACCTGGCACGTCGGCTCGACGACGTGGTGGCCGTCTACGGCGAGGCGATGGGCTACCGGCCTGAGCTGATGGAGGCGCGGCGGGGGATCATCGCGACGCACGTGCGCCGGTCCGGCTTCCGCGCGGTCGCGACGCTCACCACCGACGGCCACCTCGCCGGCTTCGGCTACGGCTACGTCTCGGGCGGCGGCCAGTGGTGGCACGACCAGGTGCGCTCCGCGCTCAGCGAGGAACAGCGCAAGCGCTGGCTGACCGACTGCTTCGAGGTCGTCGAGCTGCACGTCCGGCCGGCCGCGCAGGGCCACGGCCTGGGCGCCCGCCAGCTCAAGACGCTGCTCGCCATGGCGCCCGGCGCGACCACGCTGCTGTCCACACCGGAGGCCGACGAGCGCACGTCCCGCGCGTGGCGGCTCTACCGCAGCTTCGAGTTCGTCGACGTGCTCCGCCAGTTCCGCTTCCCCGGCGACGAGCGGGCCTTCGCGGTGCTCGGCCGCGACCTGCCGGTGCGCGCGCCATCCGGGGAATGA